CACTGACATACCGACCTACTGCGTTTGCGTCACTGTACGAACACGTTAAAGGCACTTCGTGACAACATCGAGTGTTAGAACTACCAGCCGACTACATCAAGCACCGAGGTTTGTGACAGATAATTGATAACTGGAACGTCActtgctgaatctctgttcacatttaaaaaaagatcttaaaactcacctctttcagactcacttctatGAGCTCTTAAGTTCatttaatgcataaatgaacatgttctataactttaagataatgtcctggataaacctttacacagctactcctgtaatgtaacatgaatgtttatatgtatctcaagatatttttaaaaaattactataAAGGAATTGTGGAAATTctgatacagttttatgcagttactcgtataatgaacattggttcacgAAGTGGAAAACTGCACTGAAGAATCATacgtctgcatctgtgtctttctgctaatgtaataaacGCGTATTTTCCacgagatgtacgccgctttggataaaatcatctgctaaatgaatacatttacatgcagtTTTAGTAACACTCACATGGTCATCGGAGGCGCTCAACAGGTTGCCGCTGAGGTTGGGGTTCCAGGACAGTCCGTAACCCTCCTTCTGGTGACCCCGCAGACGCAGGTCAGGACTGCACTCTCCGCTGGGGTCTATGCGAGATAGAGGTAGGAGTTGGCGCGAGCTCGTGAACTGCCCACACACCGTGTTTTTACACCGATGTTTGTCCTCTCCTGTTGAGGTTTAAATGGGGCGGTCTGTGCCACCGTTCTCACCCGCTGCACCGTCTGAGCCTGAGAAGTACACCTGACGACCAGTCGGTCGTAAACCGCAAGCTCGTCCACAAAGACTCGGAAGCGGCAGCAGCCGTTGTCCCACTTGCCTGGCTTCGAGGGGTGCTTGGTGTAGTCGAACACCAGCACGTCGGAGGTGGGAGTCTTCGTGGCGATGATGCACGGGTTTTGCGGCATGTACCGGGCCCGGTTCACTTCACCTTCGTGGTTGATCTTGATCTCAATTTCAATCTTCCCGCTGACTGAGCCGAAGCCGCCAAATTCTGCAGAAAGACAGCAACTCAGGCAGCGGCAGGCGGCTCCTCGAGCAGAAGAAAGCGTTCCCTCGGGTTACCTCCGCGCAGCATTCCCTCGGTTTGCGCAAGTGTGTCTCGCCACTGCTTTTTACACCAGGGTGCGACTGCGCCTCAGCCAAGACACCGCTTACCTGCTGATATTAGGAAAAGAAAGACACGTTGCACCTCAACATGACAGCGAACGTACCCCGACGTGCACGGTTGCCATGGTTGCCGGACCATCAGTATTCTCGCCGGTGCTCGTCAGGCTCTAGAGCCGCGCAAAGCTTCCGCCGTCTGCCGAAACTCACCTCCCTTCTCGCTGTCGTAGTGCGAGGCATCAAACTGCGCGTCATCATTGGGGATCTGAACGCTGGCGATGACCAGATGGTTCTGCTCATCTGAGGTGTGTGTTCCCAGCACCAGTCTGTGCACGGCGTAGTCTTTGCCTTCTGGTCTGCGGGGAAGAGACGGTGAGCGTCGCATTTGCTCGTTTCGCGTACTTAAGGCAACCTTGGCATGACGACACACAGCATCGTTCAGTCAAATGTACCTTTACACCAGCCAGATGGTCCAAAAACATGTCCACATGGGGTTCTCATGGTGAAGGAGGGTAAATGGAAGCAGTTTACCATTACAGTCATCTGCACCACATCTTTGGGTCTGAAACTcaacatgcaaactttgcagaccctgagctggattcacaCCTATGCCCTAGTGCAAAGCTCAGGCACCACGAAGCACCAGAGCTACCTGCCGCGCCGCCTCGAAATGCGTCTGGCAGATTCTGAAACCCTCGAGAAGCTCGTGAGGATTTTCTCACACGGTTAAGCTGAATCACTTCCGGCCGGGTGATTTTTTTCAAGAGCACAACTGCAAGAGGTACAATTCCaacatgcaaaaagaaaaaaaaaaaaggctgcctTAACCACTACATCCCCTGCTGGCCAATTTCTCCAATTAAACTTCACGCAACGTGGAATTTTCCTCCAGGAGTCCTCTTTAAAAAGCCTCTCTGACCCCTCTGTGCATTTTGGGGGCATGTTCTGCGGCCCGTGACGTCACTGTGTTCTTCCGCCGCGCTACCTGTTCACGTCGGGCAGCCACTGCACCGTGAGGCTCGGCCACTCGAGCGCGTGCGTCATGACCAGGTCGTACAGGAACGGCGTGTTCTTCTTCCAGATCTTGTACTCCTCGTTGATGACTCGCTCCTCCACGGCGTCGTCGTACACTGCGCGAGACAGACAGCCAGGGGCGTCACAAGTCAAGAGCGCGCATTGACCCCggcggggatggggggggttggTTGGCAGGCTGTTCGGTGGGCACCGCGCGCCCCGCAGCTCCTCTATGTATGAAAACGGGtccagagcagagagagagagagagagagaaagagaaagagagacagcgcgtccaaacacatacatacacacactcaatATAACTCTCTCCCTCACAAACACCGACCGTACCTTCTTTGTCCGCCATTTCTCAGGCGCCACGCGAGCGaatccaaacaaaaacagtaccAGGACCACGTCCTCGCGGACAGAAAGCAGACGCGTTCTAATTGCAGTGTGGCGTCTGTTTATAACGCAGAGGGATGTGACTTCGCGTTCCCTCCGTCCAGCCGCTTTGCTGTCCGCGCCCCCAAGGTGCCCTACTGCGCATGCGTACGGGCTCCAGCGCGGGGTTCCTCGTCCAACAATCAACACGAGTCACCGCGAACGTGTTTCCTGATCGCAGCAGCTACTTCCGGTAGACGAGGGGTAGCTTTCTTGTGGTGGTTTTATGTCcctgtaataaaattaaatccgCTCTGCACCTTCTCAAGAAAGCTTTATTTCGTCTAAGAAAGTGATATCACTACAGTTTTGGCTTCCTGCagctttttttccacatattgCATGCATTTATTTGAGCGGAACACTTATTTAATTGGCCACCACTGTGTGGTTTCTGCCTGACGGTCCGTGGGGTGTTGCTGTTCCGTCTCCTGTCCTGTAGGGGGCGTTGCTGTGTCATCTCTTTACATATTGCGAACCACCGAGAAAGAGCGCGCGATACATAGTGGTGGGGGGCGGGGCCGCAGGAGGGCGGGGCCTAATTAACTCGTATTTTGATTGTACCGAGAACTGCCGAAAATACAGGGTTTTGCATAATACTAGCAGACGtcattaggggaaaaaaaaaactgcatgtttatgtgttttgagtTGAAATGAACAATTATTAAACAGTACATCCATTCAAACTACAGAGGATTTAGTTCTGTGCTTTAATGTTTAGTGTCCCCATGACTccatgggacgagcagttcagacaatgtgtgtttaatgtttagTGTGAACACATCTGTAGAATTTATTGAAATGACATGAGCACTTACTTGGATATAGTGTGTCAAACAGTGAAAATGTCTGTAGATAATGTCCTTTTAAAGGGTCTTCACTTTTTTTGCGACACCAGATGACCAATAAATGTAGTTAAGACTACAAATACAACGGGTACCACCTGGTGTGCCGGATCATAtatgattaaatataattttccaGGTGTTACACAGCTGCAACTTAAGATATACAAGACATGGGGACACCCAAGGACTGCAGATGtccatgattgtgtggcctccca
This genomic window from Scleropages formosus chromosome 1, fSclFor1.1, whole genome shotgun sequence contains:
- the rbbp7 gene encoding histone-binding protein RBBP7 isoform X1, encoding MADKEEELRGARCPPNSLPTNPPHPRRGQCALLTCDAPGCLSRAVYDDAVEERVINEEYKIWKKNTPFLYDLVMTHALEWPSLTVQWLPDVNRPEGKDYAVHRLVLGTHTSDEQNHLVIASVQIPNDDAQFDASHYDSEKGAEFGGFGSVSGKIEIEIKINHEGEVNRARYMPQNPCIIATKTPTSDVLVFDYTKHPSKPDPSGECSPDLRLRGHQKEGYGLSWNPNLSGNLLSASDDHTICLWDISGVPKEGKIVDAKTIFTGHTAVVEDVSWHLLHESLFGSVADDQKLMIWDTRSNNTAKPSHSVDAHTAEVNCLSFNPYSEFILATGSADKTVALWDLRNLKLKLHSFESHKDEIFQVQWSPHNETILASSGTDRRLNVWDLSKIGEEQSAEDAEDGPPELLFIHGGHTAKISDFSWNPNEPWVICSVSEDNIMQVWQMAENIYNDEEPDTPASELEGQGS